One Variibacter gotjawalensis genomic window, AAGGGCAGTGGATCAAGACCTCGCTGCTGCAGGCGCAGATCTTCATGCTCGACTTCCAGGCCTCGCGCTGGCTGATGGAAAAGCAGGTCGCCAAGCAGGCCGGCAACAATCACCCGACCTCGATCCCGACCGGCGCCTTCAAGACGAAGGACGGCTACATCAACATCGCGACTGCGGGCGGCAAGATCTACGAACGCTTCTGCCACGCGATCGAAGCGCCGGACCTCATCACGCATCCGGATTATGCGGGCCGCGAGTTACGCTCGAAGAATCGCGACGCGCTGAATGCCGAGATCGACAAGCGTCTCGCCGGCCGCACCAGCGCCGAATGGATCGAGCGTCTCAACGCCGAAGGCGTGCCGTGCGGCCCGATCTATGCGATCGACGAGATGTTTGCCGATCCGCAGGTGAAGCATTTGAAGATGGCGCAGAGCGTGAAGCGCAAGGACGGCTCGTCGTTCGAGCTCGTCGGCCAGCCCTTCACGATGTCGCGCACGCCGAGCAGCCTGAAAGTCGCTCCGCCGGCCGTCGGCGAACAGACCGACGAGATTCTCGGCGAGTTCGGCTTCTCGGACAACGAAGTCGCGGAATTCCGCAAAGCCAACATCGTGTGAGGAACCATGCACGGAACATCTGAAGCCGACAAAGTCCTCTCGCGCGTCGAAAACGGCGTCGGCTGGATCACCTTCAACAATCCGGAACGCCGCAACGCGATGTCGCTCGATATGTGGGCACGCACCGCTGACTATCTTGAAGCCTACGCGAAGGACGACAAGGTTCGCGTCGTCGTGCTCACGGGTGCGGGCGACAAGGCCTTCGTCTCCGGTGCCGACATTTCGAAATTCGGCACCGAACGCTCGACGCCCGAGGCGATTGCGCAATATGCCGAGACGACGAAGCGCGTGAACGATCAGCTTTACGCTTATCCGAAACCGACGATCGCGATGATCCGCGGCTATTGCGTCGGCGGCGGTCTCGGCCTGGCGCTCGCCTGCGATCTGCGCTTCTGCGTCACCGGTTCGCAGTTCTCGGTGCCGGCCGCAAAGCTCGGCCTCGGTTACGCGTATCCGGGCATCAAGCGTCTGGTCGACACGGTCGGCATCGCATTCGCGAAGGAGATTTTCTTCACCGCGAAGCTGTTCACGTCGCAGCAGGCTTATGAGATGGGCCTTGTCAATCGCGTCGTACCGGAGGCCGAACTCGCCGCTTTCGTCGACGACTATGCGCAGACGATCGCCGGCAATGCACCGCTGACCGTGAACTCGACGAAGTTCATCATCGATCAATCGGCCGCGCTCGATCCGGACTTGGAGAAGTGCGATGCCATGGTCGCGGCGTGCTTCGCCAGCAGCGATTACCGCGAAGGTCGCTCTGCCTTCATGGAAAAGCGCAAGCCGAAGTTTACCGGCAGCTGAATCGTAGCCCCACCCTCCGCTCACCCCCGCGAACGCGGGGGTCCAGCTTGCGCGCGGTAGCGCGCAGAAAACTCGCAATGATGCTCACGTTGCTCTGCTCGGCTTAGTCTGGATTCCCGCTTCCGCGGGAATGAGCGGAGGATGGGACGAGCGCTCGTCGCAAAACTCGCTCAAGCAAAAAGGCCCCGGCAACTCAATGCCGGGGCCTTTCTCGCTCAGCCAGGTGTGGAGCTGGCTTTAACTCGAGCTACGCGTCTTACTCGCGGTCACCGAACAGGTTCAGCAGCAGCGTGAACATGTTGATGAAGTTGAGGTAGAGGCTGAGAGCGCCGGAGATCGCCGACCGCTCCATCACGTCACCCTGCATCGCGCCGTAGACGTATTCGCTCTTGATGCGCTGCGTATCCCAAGCCGTGAGGCCCGCGAACACCAGCACGCCGACGACCGACATGATGAACTGCAGCATCGAGGACTGCAGGAAGATGTTGACCAGCGAGGCGAGCACTACGCCGATCAGGCCCATGAACAGGAACGAGCCCCAGGACGAAATGTCCTTCTGCGTCGTGTAACCCCACAGGCTCAGCGCGCCGAACGATGCCGCCGTGATGAAGAACACGCGGGCGATCGAGGTCGACGTGTAGACCATCAGCACCGTCGCCAGCGAGACGCCGATCAGCGTCGCGAAGGCAAGGAACATGATCTGCGCGGTCGACGGCTTGAGGCTGTCGAGCTTGTAGGAGAAGAAGAACACGAAGGCGAGAGGAGCGAACACTACGGCCCACTTCAGCGGCGACACGAACAGCGTGTAGCCGATCTGCGTCAGGAACACCTTGCCGCCCTTGAGGGCGAGCGCGGCGCCGGTGGCGCTCTTCGCGGCGAGTGCCGGATCGTTCGTGGTCGACAGCATGAAGATGCCGAGAGCCGCGAAGCCGGTGACGGCCAGGCCCAGCACCATGTAGTTGTAGACGCGCAGCATGTAAGCGCGCAGTCCCGCGTCGATGACAGAGGTCTCGGCGCCCGTAAGGGGCCGGCCCCATTTCGCAGTCGCGGCGTTGCGATCAAAATCGGACATCGTCAAAGCCCTTTCGTAAGCCATGAGGCGGGGGCGAAGCACCCGGCCGCCGGAAACTAATCACGGCTCACCCGATATGGGAAGCAGCCGCTTCGGAACAAGATAATAACCCGGTTCCGGGGCTTTCACACGCTGCCGAACCCCGTGGCTGATTGTCGCTATTCTATAGATTCCTCAATACGGGTGCGGCCTTTTGGCCCAGCGCACGCACCGTTCCGCTCAACCCTAAGGTGACGGTTAGTAATAAAGCCCCGACTGCGGCAACCAGTGCGGGTGCCGGTAACCATACGAATCGCAGATTCATGATGTCGGAGACGACAAACCAGGCTGCGAGCGACCCTACCGCGACGCCGAAGGCAGCCGTCACGGCACCCAAGACGAGGTACTCCAACGCATACGCGGCTATCAGCCGCATCCGCGTCGCACCCAGCGTCTTAAGGACGACCGATTCGTAGACGCGATGCCGATGGCTCGCCGAAAGCGCACCACCGAGCACCAGTATTGCCGATAAAATCGACAGCAAGCTCGCGCTGCGGATGCCGACGATGAGGTTGGTGATGAGGGAGCCGACCACATCGATCGCTTCCTTGACGCGGACGACCGTTACGCCCGGGAAGGTGACCGCGAGCGCTTTGACGAGCGCGATCTCACGCGCCGGGTCGGCGCTGTTGGTCGGATAGGTCAAGGTGCCGATCGAGGTGTTCGGTGCGCCACGGAAGGTCGATGGCGAGTAAACCAGCACGAAATTGATGCCGAGCGACTGCCAATCGACGGTGCGGAGATTCGCGACCTCGGCCGTGATGTCGCGGCCGAGCACGTTGACGGTGATCTTGCCGCCGACCGTCAGGCCGAGGCCGTCGGCGATGCGCTTCTCGAGGGAAACCAGCGGGGGACCCGCATAGCCCTCGTCCCACCACTTGCCGGCAACGATCCGCGAGCCGTTCGGCGCCTGATTCGCGTAGGTGATGCCACGGTCGCCCTGCAGTGCCCAGGCGACTTGCGGTGTCGGGTTGAGCTCCTCGGGGCGCTTGCCGTTCACCGCGACGATGCGGCCACGCAGCATCGGAACGCGATTGAGTGCGGCGCCTGGCGCGTCCTTGGCGACTTCCTTCTCGAACCGCTCGGCGTCGGCTTGCTGGATATCGAGGAAGTAGAAGGCCGGTGCCCGCTCCGGCAGGGCGGCGGCAAATTGCTGACGCAGATTGCCGTCGATGAGCGTTACAGTGACCAGCAGGGCGAGGCCGAGACCGAGCGACAGCACCACGGTCGGCGTCAGCGCGCCGGGCCGGTGGATGTTATTCACCGCGAGGCGAACCACCGTCGACTGCGCGCGGGGCAGGCGGCGCGCCACCGCCATCACGGCGGCTGCGATCAGCCGGAGCGTAACCAGAATCAGCGCTGCCGAGGTCACGAAGATTGTCGCGATGCGCCGGTCGTAAGACATGAAGATCGAAAATGCCGCGAGCGCCGCGACGATCAAGACCGTCGCGACGACGTAGCGGCGGCGCGGCCAGCGCCGATCCGGCGCCACCGCGTCACGGAACAAGGCCGACACCGGCACGTCATGCGCGCGGCCGAGCGGCCAGATCGCGAAAGCAAGCGCGGTCAGCATGCCGTAGGTCGCGGCGAGCGCGAGTTCCGCCGGATAGATCGCGGGCGCCACCGGCAACGGCAGGATCAATCCGAACAAGCTTAGCGCAGCAAAAGGCAACCCGCCGCCGAGGACAGCGCCGATCAGCGCGCCCAATGCCGCGAGTAGCATCACTTGGACGAGATAGAGTCGCACGATGCTGCCGCCGCTGGCACCGAGCGCCTTCATCGTCGCGATCGTGTCGTGCTTCCGCTCGACATACGCCTTCACGGCATTCGCAACGCCGACGCCGCCGACCAGCAGCGCGATCAGGCCGACGAGCGTAAGGAACTGTGTGAAGCGTTCGATGTTGCGCTCGAGCGATGGCGACGCATTGTTGCGCGAGCGAATTTCCCAGCCGGCTTGCGGCAATTCTTTCTGCGCCGCTGTCGCGACCGCCTCGGTCGCCGGATCGGTCGCATTGCCGCCGGGGAGTTTGAGCTGGTAACTCCAGCGCACCAGGCTGCCGGGCTGCAGCAATCCCGTCGCACGCAACGCTTCGATCGAAACGAGAAGGCGCGGCCCGAACGCGACGCCTGCCGAAAGTTTGTCTGGCTCGGCTTCGATCACACTGCGCAGTTCGATCGTCGCGCCGCCGACTTGAATGCGCGAGCCGAGCGGCAATTCGAGCCGCGCCAGCAGGGATTCGTCGACCGCCGCGCCGTAAGCGCCGTCGCGCATCGCCATTGCGTCGTTGAGCGGAAGGGCGGGTTTGAGAACCAGCGCGCCGAAATGCGGATAGACGTTGTCGACCGCTTTGAGCTCGACCAGCGCCGATCGCTGATCGCTTGTGCGCGCCATCGCGCGCATCGTGGCGGCGGCGACGACGGAGCCTTGCCGCGCGAGGAAGGCGCGCTCCGCTTCGGTCGCCTCGCGATGCAGAAGCGAGAAGGCGATATCGGCGCCGAGGATCGTGCGGCCGCCGCGCGCAAGCCCTTCGGTGAGGCTGCGCGAGAACGACGTGACCGCCGCGATCGTCATCACGCCGAGCGCAATGCACGCGATGAAGACGAAGAAGCCACGCAAGCCTCCGCGCAATTCGCGCAGCGCGATACGTAGCGGCAACGCGCCCGAGCGCGACGATGCAACGAGCGATGTCATGACGTTGCGGCGGCTTTCATCTCATCGCGCGTCTCGATTCGTCCGGAACGTAGCCGCACTTGGCGATCGCAGCGCGCCGCGAGTGACGGGTCGTGCGTGACGAGCACCAGCGTCATGCGGCGTTCGGCGTGACCCGCAAACAACAGATCGACAATTTGCCGGCCGGTGCCTTCGTCGAGATTGCCCGTCGGCTCGTCCGCAACGAGAATCGCGGGGTTCGGCGCGAGTGCGCGCGCGATGGCGACGCGCTGCTGCTCGCCGCCCGACAATTGCGCGGGATAATGCGACAGCCGTTCGCCGAGGCCGACCGCGACGAGTTCCTTGCGGGCGCGCTCGAATGCGTCGGGCGCTCCGGCGAGTTCGAGCGGCACCGCGACATTCTCGAGCGCCGTCATCGTCGGGATGAGATGGAAGGACTGAAAGACGATGCCGACCTGGCGGCCGCGGAAGCGGGCGAGGCCGTCTTCGTTCAGCGCGCCAAGGTCCGTGCCGGCCACACGGAGCGAACCGACGTCCGGCCGTTCTAGACCGGCCATTACCATTAACAGCGTCGATTTGCCGGAGCCGGACGGCCCCGTGAGGCCAACCGCCTCGCCTTGCGCTATATGAAGCGTGATGTCTTTGAGGATATGAACCCGCGCCGCACCTTCGCCCAGGGAAAGGTTGATGTTCGCAAGTTCGATCGCAGGCCGCTCGGCCGGAGTCATGACGTTCAAGAGGGGAACCCCGTTGTTCAACCGGCTCAATAACAGGACAATGTTGCCGAACTGGTGTCGCGTTGTTTCGCAAATATTGCTGCGCGGCCGAATTTCCCAGTCCGTAGCGGCCTTT contains:
- a CDS encoding CaiB/BaiF CoA transferase family protein; translated protein: MPFDKASDALSRFTVLDLTRVRAGPTCVRQLGDWGANVIKIEMPEGLETGEALGGAREGSDFQNLHRNKRSLTLNLKDPKGVAIFKRLVEKADVIVENYRPDVKDRLGIGYADVEKINPRIVYASISGFGQDGPYVKRPGFDQIAQGMGGLMSITGAPGEGPMRVGIPVADLCGGLFAAMGILTALLEREVSGKGQWIKTSLLQAQIFMLDFQASRWLMEKQVAKQAGNNHPTSIPTGAFKTKDGYINIATAGGKIYERFCHAIEAPDLITHPDYAGRELRSKNRDALNAEIDKRLAGRTSAEWIERLNAEGVPCGPIYAIDEMFADPQVKHLKMAQSVKRKDGSSFELVGQPFTMSRTPSSLKVAPPAVGEQTDEILGEFGFSDNEVAEFRKANIV
- a CDS encoding enoyl-CoA hydratase, whose translation is MHGTSEADKVLSRVENGVGWITFNNPERRNAMSLDMWARTADYLEAYAKDDKVRVVVLTGAGDKAFVSGADISKFGTERSTPEAIAQYAETTKRVNDQLYAYPKPTIAMIRGYCVGGGLGLALACDLRFCVTGSQFSVPAAKLGLGYAYPGIKRLVDTVGIAFAKEIFFTAKLFTSQQAYEMGLVNRVVPEAELAAFVDDYAQTIAGNAPLTVNSTKFIIDQSAALDPDLEKCDAMVAACFASSDYREGRSAFMEKRKPKFTGS
- a CDS encoding Bax inhibitor-1/YccA family protein; its protein translation is MSDFDRNAATAKWGRPLTGAETSVIDAGLRAYMLRVYNYMVLGLAVTGFAALGIFMLSTTNDPALAAKSATGAALALKGGKVFLTQIGYTLFVSPLKWAVVFAPLAFVFFFSYKLDSLKPSTAQIMFLAFATLIGVSLATVLMVYTSTSIARVFFITAASFGALSLWGYTTQKDISSWGSFLFMGLIGVVLASLVNIFLQSSMLQFIMSVVGVLVFAGLTAWDTQRIKSEYVYGAMQGDVMERSAISGALSLYLNFINMFTLLLNLFGDRE
- a CDS encoding ABC transporter permease translates to MTSLVASSRSGALPLRIALRELRGGLRGFFVFIACIALGVMTIAAVTSFSRSLTEGLARGGRTILGADIAFSLLHREATEAERAFLARQGSVVAAATMRAMARTSDQRSALVELKAVDNVYPHFGALVLKPALPLNDAMAMRDGAYGAAVDESLLARLELPLGSRIQVGGATIELRSVIEAEPDKLSAGVAFGPRLLVSIEALRATGLLQPGSLVRWSYQLKLPGGNATDPATEAVATAAQKELPQAGWEIRSRNNASPSLERNIERFTQFLTLVGLIALLVGGVGVANAVKAYVERKHDTIATMKALGASGGSIVRLYLVQVMLLAALGALIGAVLGGGLPFAALSLFGLILPLPVAPAIYPAELALAATYGMLTALAFAIWPLGRAHDVPVSALFRDAVAPDRRWPRRRYVVATVLIVAALAAFSIFMSYDRRIATIFVTSAALILVTLRLIAAAVMAVARRLPRAQSTVVRLAVNNIHRPGALTPTVVLSLGLGLALLVTVTLIDGNLRQQFAAALPERAPAFYFLDIQQADAERFEKEVAKDAPGAALNRVPMLRGRIVAVNGKRPEELNPTPQVAWALQGDRGITYANQAPNGSRIVAGKWWDEGYAGPPLVSLEKRIADGLGLTVGGKITVNVLGRDITAEVANLRTVDWQSLGINFVLVYSPSTFRGAPNTSIGTLTYPTNSADPAREIALVKALAVTFPGVTVVRVKEAIDVVGSLITNLIVGIRSASLLSILSAILVLGGALSASHRHRVYESVVLKTLGATRMRLIAAYALEYLVLGAVTAAFGVAVGSLAAWFVVSDIMNLRFVWLPAPALVAAVGALLLTVTLGLSGTVRALGQKAAPVLRNL
- a CDS encoding ABC transporter ATP-binding protein; amino-acid sequence: MTPAERPAIELANINLSLGEGAARVHILKDITLHIAQGEAVGLTGPSGSGKSTLLMVMAGLERPDVGSLRVAGTDLGALNEDGLARFRGRQVGIVFQSFHLIPTMTALENVAVPLELAGAPDAFERARKELVAVGLGERLSHYPAQLSGGEQQRVAIARALAPNPAILVADEPTGNLDEGTGRQIVDLLFAGHAERRMTLVLVTHDPSLAARCDRQVRLRSGRIETRDEMKAAATS